From the Solanum lycopersicum chromosome 10, SLM_r2.1 genome, one window contains:
- the LOC101252929 gene encoding 3,9-dihydroxypterocarpan 6A-monooxygenase, protein MAIVSIENQFHNLLFLFICLLCGLIIFQFLIKKSHKKIHLPPSPPALPFIGHLHILGSLWHQSFQKLALRYGPFMLIHAGASTSYVVSNGAIAKEVFKTNDINFANRPEFGSSEYQIYNDTMFSIMDYNKLWIFLKKICMTEILSAQQISKFADVRKEEMMKVLQFFLKCSEQGDACDVGIQLMDMTNNLICRLIMSTRTSTNVNESAEIREIAKGIVLLAGQLGLGEIFGPLKKYDLLGAGRKAKALLLKFDKLMDGIIKKHEDERRVGGKERRDMMDILLEIADDENAEMKLTRNGIKGLFLDLFLGGTDTTSVALQWGIAEVLNHPKALKKLQEEIDRVVGPNRLVDDSDIPNLPYLQAVVKETLRVHPSLPLIFRKCREDCVVNGYTIPKNSRLVLNIYAINRDPNEWRDADEFIPERYLVNSGGGEENQLAIEPDELEAMKGQNFCYVPFGGGRRGCPGAGLAAAVLHRTLGVLIQCFDWKIKGAEKLNMEQGVGFSSAMVHPLICYPVVRVNPLEIAN, encoded by the exons ATGGCAATTGTTTCCATAGAAAATCAATTTCATAACTTGCTTTTTTTGTTCATCTGTTTACTATGTGGTCTAATAATATTTCAATTCTTGATCAAGAAATCACACAAAAAAATCCATCTTCCTCCAAGTCCACCAGCATTACCATTCATTGGTCATTTGCATATTCTTGGTTCTTTGTGGCACCAATCCTTCCAGAAATTAGCATTGCGCTATGGTCCATTCATGTTGATTCATGCAGGCGCGTCAACTTCATATGTTGTGTCCAATGGTGCTATAGCGAAAGAAGTGTTTAAAACCAATGACATAAATTTTGCTAATAGGCCAGAATTTGGCTCTTCAGAGTACCAAATTTACAATGATACAATGTTCTCAATTATGGACTATAACAAACTTTGgattttcttgaagaaaataTGCATGACTGAGATTCTGTCTGCTCAACAGATTAGTAAATTTGCTGATGTTAGGAAGGAGGAGATGATGAAAGTGTTGCAATTTTTCCTTAAGTGTTCAGAACAAGGGGATGCTTGTGATGTTGGAATTCAGCTTATGGATATGACAAATAATCTTATTTGTAGGTTGATTATGAGCACAAGAACCTCAACTAATGTCAACGAGAGTGCAGAGATAAGAGAAATTGCAAAGGGGATAGTATTACTTGCAGGGCAGCTGGGATTAGGTGAAATTTTTGGTCCTTTGAAGAAATATGATCTGCTTGGTGCTGGAAGAAAGGCAAAAGCTTTGTTGCTCAAATTTGATAAGTTAATGGATGGGATCATAAAGAAACACGAAGATGAAAGGCGTGTGGGAGGAAAAGAGAGGAGGGATATGATGGATATTCTTCTGGAAATTGCAGATGATGAAAATGCTGAGATGAAGCTAACTAGAAATGGCATCAAGGGTCTTTTCTTG GATCTTTTTTTGGGAGGAACTGATACAACAAGTGTTGCTTTGCAATGGGGAATAGCAGAGGTTTTGAACCATCCAAAAGCATTAAAGAAGCTCCAAGAAGAGATTGACAGAGTAGTTGGTCCAAACAGGCTAGTTGATGATTCCGATATCCCAAATCTTCCTTATCTCCAAGCTGTTGTCAAGGAAACACTAAGAGTACATCCCTCGTTGCCCTTAATATTCCGAAAATGCAGAGAAGATTGTGTAGTAAATGGTTACACAATTCCCAAAAATTCTAGGCTTGTACTAAACATTTACGCGATTAATAGGGACCCTAATGAATGGAGAGACGCGGATGAGTTTATTCCAGAGAGGTACCTTGTTAATTCTGGTGGAGGGGAGGAGAACCAGCTCGCGATCGAGCCTGATGAATTGGAGGCTATGAAAGGACAGAATTTCTGTTATGTCCCATTTGGTGGTGGAAGAAGAGGATGTCCTGGTGCTGGACTTGCAGCAGCAGTGTTACATAGGACACTTGGTGTATTGATACAATGTTTTGATTGGAAAATTAAAGGTGCTGAGAAACTTAATATGGAACAAGGAGTTGGGTTTTCTTCTGCAATGGTTCACCCTTTGATTTGTTATCCTGTTGTGCGTGTTAATCCACTAGAAATTGCCAATTGA
- the LOC138338688 gene encoding uncharacterized protein, producing MTNQNNRVHAHVNENSGSVESRVRDFVRMNPPKFLRSQTNEDPHNFLDEIKKIFEVMQVTGNDLVELASCRLKDVVHIRYTQWKENRGANMVPITWDCFSETFFDRFFPIELREAKAQQFMNLRQGNMTVEEYELKFNKLSRNAMLLGDMNIFRLMTHAQQVEGDNIREQSKVNKKARTGNYDYSQQKSGGGNRSQSQQKFSAPAPSSASVPSSKNRLRDFPSRQVQRGGNGRALSTTATAPASRPTQKGNSSGTSGGQRQNRLYALQAL from the exons ATGACTAACCAGAACAATCGGGTTCATGCTCATGTGAATGAAAATAGTGGATCAGTAGAATCAAGGGTTCGTGACTTTGTAAGGATGAATCCACCTAAGTTCTTAAGATCACAGactaatgaggatcctcataatttcttggatgagatcaagaaaatctttgaggtaatgcaagtcaCTGGGAATGATCTAGTTGAGTTGGCATCATGCCGGTTGAAAGATGTTGTTCATATTAGGTACACTCAGTGGAAGGAGAATAGGGGTGCAAATATGGTTCCTATcacttgggattgctttagtgagacttttttcgacaggtttttcccaatagagttgagagaagcaaaagCCCAacaattcatgaacttaaggcagGGTAACATGACAGTCGAAGAGTATGAACTCAAGTTTAACAAACTCTCCAG AAATGCTATGTTacttggagatatgaacatctttaggcttatgactcatgctcagcaggttgagggtgataataTTAGGGAACAATCTAAGGtgaataagaaggctaggactgggAACTACGACTATTCTCAACAAAaatcgggtggtggaaatcgctcgCAGAGTCAACAGAAGTTTTCAGCTCCCGCCCCTTCgtcagctagtgttccatcctccaagaacag GTTGAGGGATTTTCCTTCTAGACAAGTTCAAAGAGGCGGTAATGGTAGAGCTCTGTCTACAACTGCAACAGCACCAGCAAGTCGCCCAACTCAGAAAGGTAACTCATCTGGTACAAGTGGCGGTCAACGCCAGaacaggttgtatgctcttcaggctctttag